In one window of Streptomyces sp. NBC_01224 DNA:
- a CDS encoding SRPBCC family protein — MAVRHQLIAREPSVLWAVLEDESRYTDWVVGTFDSGPGDGRWPEVGSSIKYTVRVGPKEFDGRTTVRRLDAPRALELEAHGGPLGTARIAFDIRPWGDKTLVILDEHPLRGLGGSLHNTVLDAFAQIRHRSMLRRLAEVVEGMPQDTG, encoded by the coding sequence ATGGCTGTACGTCATCAGCTCATCGCCCGGGAACCGTCCGTACTCTGGGCAGTTCTGGAGGACGAGAGCCGTTACACGGACTGGGTGGTGGGGACCTTCGACTCCGGCCCGGGCGACGGGCGTTGGCCGGAAGTCGGATCGTCGATCAAATACACGGTGCGTGTGGGTCCGAAGGAGTTCGACGGACGCACGACGGTCCGTCGCCTCGACGCGCCGCGCGCGCTGGAACTCGAAGCGCACGGAGGGCCGTTGGGTACGGCACGGATCGCCTTCGACATCCGGCCGTGGGGCGACAAGACCTTGGTCATTCTCGACGAGCATCCGCTGCGCGGACTGGGAGGGAGTCTCCACAACACAGTTCTCGACGCCTTTGCGCAGATTCGGCACCGCAGCATGCTGCGACGACTGGCGGAAGTCGTCGAAGGAATGCCCCAGGACACGGGGTGA
- a CDS encoding gas vesicle protein GvpG, with amino-acid sequence MYEHQIAGGALDRQVAARVVLLAATSRAAVTRSVWLALARRGLAHATTTVVEQPFVHPAGSVTIRPAPGPRSHAKDGLVHRRPLHRQNIDHQNCRPPRLVRPTAPQGARRPIPIRLGCMAEERRPRDGNTSTTAAWRKRRLPKRGGAIRKRAPRTRRAASCGPACPVATSSPLQALTCRPPESDMGLITGLLTLPNTPVRGVIWVAEKLNDAAERDLHHPGMLSAQLAVLNREFEDGDISTEDFEPGRGRADRPAACCTGRPRTERSKVAHSWMTQPRWPSRPL; translated from the coding sequence ATGTACGAGCATCAGATAGCGGGTGGAGCGCTCGACCGCCAGGTGGCGGCGAGAGTGGTGCTCCTGGCTGCAACGTCGCGCGCCGCAGTTACGCGGAGCGTGTGGCTCGCCCTTGCCCGGCGTGGACTCGCACACGCCACGACCACAGTCGTGGAACAGCCCTTCGTGCACCCGGCTGGCAGCGTGACCATACGACCGGCACCTGGACCCCGCAGCCATGCAAAGGATGGGCTCGTGCACCGTCGTCCGCTACACCGCCAAAACATCGATCACCAAAACTGTCGCCCACCCCGGCTGGTGCGCCCGACAGCTCCTCAAGGTGCGAGGCGCCCGATACCGATCAGACTTGGATGCATGGCAGAAGAACGTCGGCCGCGCGACGGGAACACTTCTACGACAGCCGCGTGGCGAAAACGACGACTTCCGAAGCGCGGCGGAGCAATTCGGAAGCGCGCACCGCGAACACGTCGAGCTGCGTCTTGCGGGCCCGCCTGCCCTGTTGCAACGTCGTCGCCGCTGCAGGCACTCACGTGCAGGCCGCCGGAGTCTGACATGGGACTGATCACAGGACTTCTCACGCTCCCCAACACACCGGTCCGCGGAGTGATCTGGGTTGCAGAGAAGCTCAACGACGCTGCCGAGCGCGACCTGCACCACCCAGGAATGCTCAGTGCCCAGCTGGCTGTACTTAACCGGGAGTTTGAAGACGGAGATATCAGCACGGAGGATTTCGAACCGGGAAGAGGAAGGGCTGATCGACCGGCTGCATGCTGCACAGGTCGGCCCCGCACCGAACGATCGAAGGTGGCGCACTCATGGATGACACAGCCAAGGTGGCCCTCGCGGCCGCTGTAG